The Quercus robur chromosome 7, dhQueRobu3.1, whole genome shotgun sequence genome has a segment encoding these proteins:
- the LOC126691348 gene encoding uncharacterized protein LOC126691348: protein MSSKDAAKTAFRTLICNFYYTVMPFNLKNARATYQRAMTAIFHDMMHKEIEDYVEDIVVKSKTREDHLAILRKDFERCRLYKLHMNPLKYAFGVTARKFLGFLVHQRGIDVGPSKVQAIATMKPPITLMQLKSFLGKPLKLHLVTNEEAIRALIAQDDQERIERLVYYISRKLKDAETCYPRAKRACVALIYAAQQLCHYLQAHIIIAITPTTIRGQAIADSLSNFPKEDSWNITDDVLGKLPEIALMETVGAIWTLRFDRSFTTSKGGARIVLSKNIGESVAMSFKLDFPCTNNMVKYKAYLMGLAVAREMGIKHLQLIGESNLVVCQAKGDFALKEPSLALYRAMAQRLEDSFEEFNIEHSLRFDNRFIDALATLGSKVSFEDWQSSLKEALLLPDEKDHLKVLKDYTLMAGELYKNLPGGVLARCLSPDESTKQLKEVHEKYCGSSCSISLYKRLLAGLDLVGPINPASKGHIWILVATKYFTKWVEATPLKKAIGLAVANFIREHIICKFDIPHKIVTDNGTPFANKDIRKLLDHRHIKHRKSTTYYPQGNGQAKATNRVLLRILSKMVHEYEGGWIEHLLETLWAYQSSRKIAIRLLPFSLVYGTEAISLVELLVPTPRVVHGQETDMDAATCAEIRTTNLETLKET, encoded by the exons ATGTCATCCAAAGATGCAGCCAAAACAGCCTTCAGAACTCTTATTTGCAACTTTTACTACACCGTCATGCCCTTCAATCTCAAAAATGCTAGAGCCACCTATCAAAGGGCTATGACCGCAATCTTTCATGATATGATGCACAAGGAAATTGAAGACTATGTGGAAGACATTGTTGTAAAGTCAAAGACAAGAGAAGATCATCTTGCTATCTTAAGAAAAGACTTTGAAAGGTGTCGGCTCTACAAGCTTCACATGAATCCACTCAAATATGCCTTTGGAGTTACGGCTAGAAAATTTCTGGGATTTCTTGTTCACCAAAGAGGCATAGATGTTGGTCCTAGCAAAGTGCAAGCCATTGCTACTATGAAGCCACCTATTACACTCATGCAGCTCAAAAGTTTTCTTG GAAAACCACTCAAGCTGCATTTGGTTACCAATGAAGAAGCAATTAGGGCACTCATAGCCCAAGATGATCAAGAAAGGATTGAGCGACTAGTTTACTATATTAGTAGAAAGCTAAAGGATGCTGAAACCTGCTACCCCAGGGCTAAAAGGGCTTGTGTTGCTCTAATATATGCTGCCCAGCAATTGTGTCACTATCTGCAAGCTCACATA ATCATCGCAATCACCCCAACAACTATAAGAGGTCAAGCCATTGCTGATTCGTTGTCAAACTTTCCTAAAGAAGACAGCTGGAACATTACTGATGATGTACTTGGTAAGCTGCCAGAAATTGCACTAATGGAAACAGTTGGAGCTATTTGGACTTTACGTTTTGATAGATCCTTTACCACTTCTAAAGGAGGAGCTAGAATAGTCCTATCCAAGAATATCGGAGAATCAGTGGCTATGTCATTCAAGCTTGATTTTCCATGCACCAACAATATGGTTAAATATAAAGCGTACCTCATGGGCCTAGCGGTGGCTCGTGAAATGGGTATTAAACATCTTCAACTAATTGGAGAATCAAATCTGGTTGTTTGCCAAGCTAAAGGAGATTTTGCACTCAAGGAACCATCTTTAGCTCTATATAGAGCTATGGCTCAAAGGTTGGAGGACTCTTTTGAAGAGTTCAATATTGAACACTCTCTAAGGTTCGACAATCGCTTCATCGATGCTTTAGCTACCTTGGGATCAAAAGTCAGTTTTGAGG ATTGGCAATCATCCCTTAAAGAAGCATTGTTATTACCCGATGAGAAAGATCATTTGAAGGTGCTTAAAGATTACACTCTAATGGCAGGAGAGCTATACAAAAATCTTCCTGGAGGAGTTCTAGCTAGATGCTTAAGCCCTGATGAGTCCACTAAGCAATTAAaagaagttcatgaaaaatattgtggctCTAGCTGTTCTATCAGTCTTTACAAACGCCTTCTAGCA GGGCTTGATCTAGTAGGCCCAATCAATCCAGCATCCAAAGGCCATATTTGGATACTAGTGGCTACcaagtactttacaaaatgggttgaagccaCTCCCCTAAAGAAGGCTATAGGCCTAGCTGTTGCAAATTTCATCCGAGAGCACATAATCTGCAAATTTGACATCCCTCACAAGATTGTTACTGATAATGGCACTCCTTTTGCCAACAAGGATATTCGAAAGTTACTCGACCATCGTCACATCAAGCACCGCAAGTCCACTACCTATTATCCACAAGGCAATGGTCAAGCGAAAGCTACCAACCGAGTGCTATTAAGAATTCTCAGCAAAATGGTGCATGAATATGAGGGTGGCTGGATTGAACACCTGCTGGAAACCTTGTGGGCATACCAAAGCTCAAGAAAAATAGCCATCAGATTATTACCATTTTCTCTTGTATATGGTACCGAGGCTATATCTCTAGTTGAGCTATTGGTTCCCACCCCAAGGGTTGTTCATGGACAAGAAACAGACATGGATGCTGCCACTTGTGCAGAAATTAGAACTACAAACCTTGAAACCTTGAAGGAGACATGA
- the LOC126693320 gene encoding serine carboxypeptidase-like 46: MHYSQQWIVMGIIICASFVHTFVPVEPHPIADKITSLPGQPQVSFQQFSGYITIDEKQQRALFYYFVEAEVQPASKPLVLWLNGGPGCSSFGAGAFLEHGPFIVKGDNLVRNEYSWNKEANMLYLESPAGVGFSYSANKSFYTYVNDEITARDNLIFLQRWFAKYPEYRDKDFFIAGESYAGHYVPQLAQLIIQSNVKINLKGIAVGNALLDYYSFITSPGEYYWSHGLISDADYQLFTEVCNGSEIMSGSINREVSTACYNASEELYAQLARTTGIDLYGVISDVCLSPVKSQIDKLHEPLLSRIQNLSSLHSKQEALSQQQLKTKELICGEGITHNYFNRKDVQKALHAQLLGVQQWTLCSEVLQYDFANREILTIRVVGSLVKIGIRALVYSGDQDATIPFTGSRTLANELAKELGLKTTEPYRPWFEGEQVGGWTQVYGNNQLSFASIRGASHTAPSTQPARSFSLFKAFLSGKPLPNA; this comes from the exons ATGCACTACTCTCAGCAATGGATTGTCATGGGCATAATAATATGTGCATCTTTTGTACACACCTTTGTGCCTGTGGAACCTCATCCCATAGCTGATAAAATCACAAGTCTGCCAGGGCAACCTCAAGTCAGTTTCCAACAATTTTCTGGATACATCACCATAGATGAAAAGCAACAGAGAGCTCTTTTCTACTACTTTGTTGAAGCTGAAGTGCAGCCAGCTTCAAAGCCACTTGTTCTCTGGCTAAATGGGG GGCCCGGTTGTTCATCTTTTGGAGCAGGAGCTTTCCTTGAGCATGGCCCCTTTATAGTGAAGGGAGACAATCTGGTCAGGAATGAGTACAGCTGGAATAAAG AAGCAAATATGTTGTACCTGGAATCACCGGCAGGAGTTGGTTTCTCTTACTCTGCTAATAAATCATTCTACACCTATGTGAACGATGAGATAACAG CACGAGACAATCTTATATTTCTGCAACGCTGGTTTGCCAAATATCCAGAATACCGAGACAAAGATTTTTTTATCGCAGGAGAGAGCTATGCAG GTCACTACGTGCCCCAACTTGCCCAGCTCATTATTCAGTCCAATGTGAAGATCAATTTGAAGGGAATAGCT GTAGGGAATGCTCTTCTTGATTATTACAGTTTTATCACCTCACCTGGCGAGTACTATTGGTCTCATGGCTTGATATCTGATGCTGATTATCAACTTTTCACTGAAGTATGCAACGGTTCTGAGATCATGAGCGGCAGTATAAACAGAGAAGTCAGTACTGCTTGTTATAATGCATCTGAAGAACTCTACGCACAACTTGCCCGTACAACCGGGATTGATCTATATGGTGTCATTAGTGATGTGTGTCTATCACCTGTTAAGTCACAAATTGACAAGCTACATGAACCCCTCTTGTCCAGAATTCAAAATTTGTCATCTCTCCATTCAAAACAAGAGGCTCTTAGTCAACAG CAACTTAAAACAAAGGAACTGATCTGTGGAGAAGGTATCACACACAACTATTTTAACAGGAAAGATGTGCAGAAGGCTCTCCATGCCCAGCTCCTCGGAGTCCAGCAATGGACTTTATGCAGCGA aGTTCTACAGTATGATTTTGCAAACCGAGAGATACTAACAATTCGTGTTGTGGGCTCACTTGTCAAGATTGGCATCCGAGCCTTGGTTTACAG TGGAGATCAAGATGCAACAATCCCATTTACAGGGTCTCGGACACTGGCAAATGAATTAGCAAAGGAGTTGGGTCTGAAAACAACTGAGCCATACAGACCATGGTTTGAGGGAGAACAG GTAGGTGGATGGACACAAGTTTATGGTAACAATCAGCTATCTTTTGCCAGCATAAGAGGAGCTTCACACACAGCTCCATCGACGCAACCAGCGAGATCATTTTCACTGTTTAAGGCATTTCTCTCAGGAAAGCCACTGCCAAACGCATGA